A stretch of the uncultured Desulfobacter sp. genome encodes the following:
- a CDS encoding DUF2914 domain-containing protein: MTTTERNIPDLNVRKFSFLLFRLLVVCQLAGLLFFPAGVGLAEQPRMVLANAVVCESISSFRPVNPAVVFSVSQGEVFCFSEFDPVYEKTAIFHNWYKKDKLIFSMRLVLSVPKWSSFSRVQMRDADKGPWRVEIKDEDNNILRILRFSMSD; this comes from the coding sequence ATGACAACAACAGAACGTAACATTCCCGATCTTAATGTCAGGAAATTTTCTTTTTTATTGTTCCGGCTTCTCGTGGTTTGCCAACTGGCAGGCTTATTGTTTTTTCCGGCCGGTGTCGGCTTGGCTGAGCAACCCCGTATGGTCCTGGCCAACGCGGTGGTGTGTGAGAGTATATCCAGTTTCAGGCCGGTGAATCCGGCCGTTGTTTTCAGCGTTTCCCAGGGAGAGGTGTTCTGCTTTTCCGAATTTGATCCGGTGTATGAAAAAACGGCAATTTTCCATAACTGGTATAAAAAAGATAAGCTTATTTTTTCCATGCGTCTTGTCCTTTCCGTGCCTAAATGGTCCTCCTTTTCAAGGGTCCAGATGCGTGATGCGGATAAGGGGCCCTGGCGGGTTGAGATTAAGGATGAAGACAATAATATTTTAAGAATCTTACGATTCAGTATGTCTGATTAA